In Streptomyces capitiformicae, one genomic interval encodes:
- a CDS encoding DNA translocase FtsK → MYWLFRSMGRSARNLDPAHRKDGAALLLLGSALIVAVGTWAGLRGPVGDLVEILVTGAFGRLDLLVPVLLGALAVRFIRHTEKSEGDGRVVIGLSVLGIGVLGLVHIACGSPARSDSMQAIRDAGGLIGWGIATPLTYTMGDVLAVPMLVLLLFFGLLVVTATPVNAIPQRLRSLGAHLGVVQGQAADVPGEDDQRHAPQRREAPPARSRRSGPDGEAQAPDGVQHEALPRRGKLTTAASPAPASAQPNRVMPSPLVVPDLTKAPPASQEREHPAHAEQLQLSNNTTYALPALDLLTRGGPGKARSAANDAVVASLSNLFSEFKVDVAVTGFTRGPTVTRYEVELGPAVKVERITALTQNIAYAVASPDVRIISPIPGKSAVGIEIPNTDREMVNLGDVLRLAAAAEDDHPLLVALGKDVEGGYVMANIAKMPHILVAGATGSGKSSCINCLITSIMVRATPEDVRMVLIDPKRVELTAYEGIPHLITPIITNPKRAAEALQWVVREMDLRYDDLAAFGFRHIDDFNEAVRNGKVKAPEGSERELQPYPYLLVIVDELADLMMVAPRDVEDAIVRITQLARAAGIHLVLATQRPSVDVVTGLIKANVPSRLAFATASLTDSRVILDQPGAEKLIGKGDGLFLPMGANKPTRMQGAFVTENEIAAVVQHCKDKMAPVFRDDVTVGTKQKKEIDEDIGDDLDLLCEAAELVVSTQFGSTSMLQRKLRVGFAKAGRLMDLMESRNIVGPSEGSKARNVLVKPDELDGVLAMLRPVPGSAQGDSADTDSLQERVQTVTG, encoded by the coding sequence GTGTACTGGCTCTTCCGCAGTATGGGGCGGAGCGCCAGGAACCTCGATCCGGCGCACCGTAAGGATGGCGCCGCGCTGCTCCTGCTCGGCAGCGCGCTGATCGTCGCCGTGGGCACATGGGCCGGCCTGCGGGGTCCGGTCGGCGATCTCGTTGAGATCTTGGTGACCGGCGCCTTCGGCCGCCTCGACCTGCTGGTGCCGGTGCTGCTCGGCGCCCTCGCCGTGCGCTTCATCCGGCACACAGAGAAATCCGAGGGCGACGGCCGAGTCGTCATCGGGCTGTCCGTCCTGGGCATCGGCGTGCTCGGGCTGGTCCACATCGCCTGCGGCTCGCCGGCCCGCAGCGACAGCATGCAGGCCATACGGGACGCTGGCGGCCTGATCGGATGGGGCATCGCGACTCCGCTGACATACACGATGGGCGACGTGCTGGCCGTACCGATGCTGGTGCTGCTCCTCTTCTTCGGGCTGCTGGTCGTCACGGCCACCCCGGTCAACGCCATCCCGCAGCGGCTGCGGTCGCTCGGCGCGCACCTCGGCGTCGTCCAGGGGCAAGCAGCCGACGTGCCCGGCGAGGACGACCAGCGACACGCGCCGCAGCGGCGCGAGGCGCCGCCCGCGCGCTCCCGCCGTTCCGGGCCCGACGGAGAGGCACAGGCCCCCGACGGCGTTCAGCATGAGGCCCTCCCACGGCGCGGGAAACTCACGACCGCAGCAAGTCCGGCGCCCGCCAGCGCCCAGCCGAACCGGGTGATGCCGTCCCCTCTGGTCGTCCCCGACCTCACCAAGGCGCCGCCCGCTAGCCAGGAGCGCGAACATCCCGCGCACGCGGAGCAGCTCCAGCTGTCGAACAACACCACCTACGCCCTGCCGGCACTCGACCTCCTCACGCGCGGCGGCCCCGGCAAGGCACGCAGCGCCGCCAATGACGCGGTCGTCGCCTCGCTCTCGAACCTCTTCTCCGAGTTCAAGGTCGACGTCGCCGTCACCGGCTTCACCCGCGGGCCGACGGTCACCCGTTACGAGGTCGAGCTCGGCCCCGCCGTGAAAGTCGAGCGGATCACCGCGCTGACCCAGAACATCGCCTACGCCGTCGCCAGCCCGGACGTGCGGATCATCAGCCCGATCCCGGGCAAGTCCGCGGTCGGCATCGAAATCCCCAACACCGACCGCGAGATGGTAAACCTCGGCGACGTGCTGCGGCTGGCCGCGGCCGCCGAGGACGACCACCCGCTGCTGGTGGCGCTCGGCAAGGACGTCGAGGGCGGCTACGTCATGGCCAACATCGCGAAGATGCCGCACATCCTGGTCGCCGGAGCCACCGGTTCCGGCAAGTCGTCATGCATCAACTGCCTGATCACTTCCATCATGGTGCGCGCGACCCCCGAGGACGTCCGCATGGTCCTCATCGACCCCAAGCGCGTCGAGCTGACGGCCTACGAGGGCATCCCGCACCTGATCACCCCGATCATCACCAACCCCAAGCGGGCCGCCGAGGCGCTCCAGTGGGTCGTGCGCGAGATGGACCTGCGCTACGACGACCTGGCGGCGTTCGGCTTCCGGCACATCGACGACTTCAACGAGGCCGTGCGCAACGGCAAGGTGAAGGCGCCGGAGGGCAGCGAGCGGGAGCTCCAGCCGTACCCGTACCTGCTGGTGATCGTCGACGAGCTCGCCGACCTGATGATGGTCGCCCCGCGCGACGTCGAGGACGCCATCGTGCGCATCACCCAGCTCGCGCGCGCGGCCGGCATCCACCTGGTGCTTGCCACCCAGCGGCCCTCGGTCGACGTCGTCACTGGTCTGATCAAGGCGAACGTGCCCTCCAGGCTCGCCTTCGCCACCGCCTCGCTCACCGACTCCCGCGTCATCCTCGACCAGCCCGGCGCCGAGAAACTGATCGGCAAGGGCGACGGGCTGTTCCTGCCGATGGGGGCGAACAAGCCGACCCGTATGCAGGGCGCCTTCGTGACCGAGAACGAGATCGCGGCCGTCGTCCAGCACTGCAAGGACAAGATGGCACCCGTCTTCCGGGACGACGTCACCGTGGGCACCAAGCAGAAGAAGGAGATCGACGAGGACATCGGCGACGACCTCGACCTGCTGTGCGAGGCGGCCGAGCTGGTCGTCTCCACCCAGTTCGGGTCGACCTCGATGCTCCAGCGCAAGCTGCGCGTCGGCTTCGCCAAGGCCGGGCGGCTCATGGACCTCATGGAGTCCCGCAACATCGTCGGGCCCAGCGAGGGCTCCAAGGCGCGCAACGTCCTCGTGAAGCCGGACGAGCTGGACGGGGTGTTGGCGATGCTCCGTCCCGTACCCGGCAGTGCTCAAGGAGACAGCGCGGACACTGACAGCCTCCAGGAGCGGGTTCAGACCGTGACTGGCTGA
- a CDS encoding XRE family transcriptional regulator, whose protein sequence is MIAVEQWTGEEGLLLRSVKRQSVRDFADDLGISPRTVSHWKEDPTRECRPHMAQILDAALARCTPEEQEAFRFRLAALRGEPVSAPGADAAQPAPCTVVSYKFLPVYLGDRLGSLYAAGAPRPSGPGGLEQRVLPGEHRTAHASTVHIFACGIALALLEEHQRVGSLTELALWRYRSYLTDRAWAGQRMTHLLEQHSGGKAVDPSPDPEYVLSVYELRDHSWTKTGLDPALQLLTTPSVLVNRQDPQNIRPLGAGVEHAKFHDGWAHPEAVAFDGGASRGVAGWSGVSYHPQTDERALTTSQIVSLELDVQALWALSSHILRMIEEGQDPVMPPAYGWRFLRGAYVRLTTARPTETAQHRVMREAILATSELPDRLRAAQDALRDSNP, encoded by the coding sequence GTGATCGCTGTGGAGCAGTGGACAGGTGAAGAGGGGCTGCTGCTGCGGTCGGTGAAGCGCCAGTCCGTCCGCGACTTCGCTGACGACCTCGGCATCAGCCCCCGGACGGTCTCGCACTGGAAAGAGGATCCAACTCGCGAATGCCGTCCCCATATGGCACAGATCCTTGATGCCGCACTCGCCCGGTGTACGCCGGAAGAGCAGGAAGCGTTCCGCTTCCGGCTCGCGGCACTGCGCGGGGAGCCTGTTAGTGCGCCTGGGGCTGACGCAGCCCAGCCAGCACCGTGCACCGTTGTGTCGTACAAATTCCTGCCGGTGTACCTAGGCGATCGACTCGGCTCGCTCTACGCTGCCGGGGCGCCCCGACCGTCGGGCCCCGGAGGGCTTGAGCAGCGGGTTCTGCCCGGGGAGCATCGGACGGCGCACGCCTCCACAGTCCACATCTTCGCCTGCGGGATCGCGTTGGCGCTTCTGGAAGAACACCAACGCGTTGGCTCGCTGACCGAGTTGGCTCTGTGGCGCTACCGGTCGTACTTAACGGATCGGGCCTGGGCCGGTCAGCGCATGACGCACCTGTTGGAGCAACACTCTGGCGGGAAGGCGGTTGATCCGTCGCCGGATCCGGAGTACGTCCTGTCCGTATACGAGTTGCGTGATCACTCGTGGACGAAGACGGGGCTCGATCCCGCCTTGCAGCTGCTGACCACACCATCGGTCCTCGTTAACCGGCAGGACCCGCAGAACATCAGGCCTCTCGGTGCCGGCGTTGAGCACGCAAAGTTCCACGACGGCTGGGCACACCCGGAAGCCGTGGCCTTCGACGGCGGTGCCTCGAGGGGAGTGGCTGGCTGGTCCGGAGTGTCCTATCACCCGCAGACGGACGAGCGTGCCCTGACGACGAGCCAGATCGTTTCCCTGGAGTTGGACGTCCAGGCGCTGTGGGCGCTGTCGTCACACATCCTGCGCATGATCGAGGAAGGACAGGACCCCGTTATGCCCCCGGCGTACGGGTGGCGTTTCCTGCGCGGCGCATACGTACGGCTGACCACCGCCCGGCCGACGGAGACCGCCCAGCATCGGGTGATGCGCGAGGCGATCCTGGCCACGAGCGAACTCCCTGATCGGCTCCGCGCCGCCCAGGATGCACTGCGAGACAGCAACCCATAA
- a CDS encoding Pycsar system effector family protein produces MSPSPTTTEPGAQSSLVDQNLNDALATVASEIGRTDNKTSFLLAFNGAIIAGLVGSADKDLPVLCLVAGGLAVLALAASTILLLFVVLPRLHGADRASFPYWATCDTQQILAEMSDDRRADQLRVLSQIALPKFQGLGRAIRLSLAAVVLIVIAVLALIVTALA; encoded by the coding sequence GTGAGCCCGTCCCCGACCACCACCGAGCCTGGCGCTCAGTCCTCGCTCGTCGACCAGAACCTCAACGACGCGCTCGCCACCGTGGCATCGGAGATCGGCCGCACCGACAACAAGACCTCCTTCCTCCTCGCCTTCAACGGCGCAATCATCGCGGGCCTGGTGGGGTCGGCCGACAAGGATCTCCCCGTGCTGTGCCTCGTCGCGGGCGGACTCGCGGTCCTCGCCCTGGCCGCCTCCACCATCTTGCTGCTGTTCGTCGTCCTGCCCCGACTGCACGGCGCGGACCGTGCGAGTTTCCCCTACTGGGCTACGTGCGACACCCAGCAGATCCTCGCCGAGATGAGCGACGACCGCCGGGCGGACCAGCTTCGTGTCCTCTCTCAGATCGCGCTGCCCAAGTTCCAGGGGCTGGGGCGGGCCATCCGCCTCTCGCTGGCCGCCGTTGTCCTCATCGTCATCGCCGTCCTCGCGCTCATCGTGACCGCGCTCGCCTGA
- a CDS encoding ATP-binding protein → MTATVYGTGTLHAVAVDERPLLPDPVPGLMVSERERGFRADLTASREAVSGVRRLTRSMPASYGADASLAESAELVVSELVGNAVRASGPDVDVPLVVEVYAALVGSPGIEVIVHDTVPGQPHRGEAALDSDEAESGRGLGILAALTDGWSVEPSPEPSFAKMIRCRVSRAE, encoded by the coding sequence GTGACCGCCACCGTCTACGGCACCGGCACCCTGCACGCCGTGGCCGTGGACGAGAGGCCGTTGCTTCCCGATCCGGTGCCGGGACTGATGGTGAGCGAGCGCGAGCGCGGTTTCCGCGCTGACCTGACGGCGTCCCGCGAGGCCGTCAGCGGCGTCCGCAGGCTGACCCGGTCGATGCCGGCGTCGTACGGCGCGGACGCGAGCCTTGCGGAGTCCGCGGAGCTTGTGGTCTCCGAGCTGGTGGGTAATGCGGTGCGGGCGAGTGGCCCGGACGTGGACGTCCCGCTGGTCGTCGAGGTGTACGCCGCGCTGGTCGGCTCGCCGGGCATTGAGGTGATCGTGCACGACACCGTCCCGGGGCAGCCGCACCGCGGTGAGGCCGCGCTGGACAGTGACGAGGCGGAGTCGGGCAGGGGGCTGGGCATCCTTGCCGCGCTCACGGACGGCTGGTCCGTCGAGCCGTCGCCGGAGCCATCCTTCGCAAAGATGATCAGGTGCCGCGTCAGCCGAGCTGAGTAG
- a CDS encoding WhiB family transcriptional regulator, producing MDWRHNAVCRDEDPELFFPIGNTGPALLQIEEAKAVCRRCPVIEQCLQWAVESGQDSGVWGGFSEDERRAMRRRAARNRARQTSA from the coding sequence ATGGACTGGCGTCACAACGCGGTGTGCCGGGACGAAGACCCCGAGCTGTTCTTCCCGATCGGCAACACCGGCCCGGCACTGCTGCAGATCGAGGAGGCGAAGGCTGTATGCCGCCGCTGCCCGGTGATCGAGCAGTGCCTGCAGTGGGCGGTCGAGTCCGGCCAGGACTCCGGTGTCTGGGGTGGGTTCAGCGAGGACGAGCGCCGGGCCATGAGGCGCCGCGCCGCCCGGAACCGCGCCCGGCAGACCAGCGCCTGA
- a CDS encoding response regulator has protein sequence MRILVVEDDRRLAELLRRGLVGEGYAVDVAHDGRRGLELALETDYDALVLDVLLPHLNGFRLCGQMRQAGVWTPVLMLTAKDGEYDQAEGLDTGADDYVTKPFSFIALAARLRALIRRGRPQRPAVMRIGDLEIDPAARRCRRGAIDVALTAREFAVLEYLASRSGETVSKCEVLEHVWDDRFDGDVNIVEVYVSALRRKIDTPFQQRTIRTVRGAGYRVDGAGDTRP, from the coding sequence ATGCGGATACTGGTGGTTGAGGATGACCGGCGACTGGCGGAGTTGCTGCGCCGTGGCTTGGTCGGCGAGGGGTACGCCGTCGACGTTGCGCACGACGGACGACGCGGCCTGGAACTGGCGCTGGAGACCGACTACGACGCGCTCGTGTTGGACGTGCTGCTGCCCCACCTGAACGGCTTCCGGCTGTGCGGGCAGATGCGTCAGGCGGGGGTGTGGACGCCGGTGCTGATGCTCACCGCGAAGGACGGCGAGTACGACCAAGCCGAGGGCCTGGACACCGGCGCAGATGACTACGTCACCAAGCCGTTCTCGTTCATCGCGCTGGCTGCGCGGCTACGCGCTCTGATCCGCCGAGGACGGCCTCAGCGGCCCGCCGTGATGCGGATCGGTGACCTCGAAATCGACCCAGCCGCACGGCGCTGCCGACGCGGCGCCATCGACGTAGCCCTCACCGCCCGGGAATTCGCCGTTCTGGAATACCTCGCCAGTCGCAGCGGAGAGACCGTTTCCAAATGCGAGGTGCTCGAGCACGTATGGGACGACCGCTTTGATGGCGACGTCAACATCGTCGAGGTCTATGTCAGCGCCCTGCGCCGCAAAATAGATACCCCGTTCCAGCAGCGCACGATCCGCACCGTCCGCGGCGCCGGTTATCGCGTGGACGGTGCAGGAGACACACGGCCATGA
- a CDS encoding FAD-dependent oxidoreductase: protein MNTQSCDTDVLVVGAGPAGVAAAVMAASLNLRTTVVEAGPVGGKLHRIGALENVPGSWSTGPQLAEALASDLGRLEKAGRCTLVQGLAARVSGHDDRAELALADGRVLSAEFVVVATGVTDLAPADAEWITASDEFSAPPLWRATPQDLTVRTYVLGADRPLGTWLRAHPDVTTTLHVLCPPADTYKATEVEDDGRVRLVPISHTTITKPSYGGGWTVEVEGHDGAKTIYAATSVLNNLGNKPAAVTGLVSAEDGYCPPDKQHRRIRIAGDIRSARYQRIATAHGSGAEAVLAYYYDTALPNGGGIR, encoded by the coding sequence GTGAATACACAATCATGTGACACGGATGTCCTCGTGGTCGGCGCGGGCCCGGCCGGGGTAGCGGCCGCGGTCATGGCGGCCAGCCTCAACCTGCGGACCACGGTCGTGGAGGCTGGCCCGGTGGGCGGCAAGCTGCACCGGATCGGTGCCCTGGAGAACGTCCCGGGCAGTTGGTCGACCGGCCCCCAACTGGCCGAGGCCCTGGCCTCAGACCTGGGACGCCTGGAGAAAGCCGGGCGATGCACGCTCGTGCAAGGCCTCGCCGCGAGGGTCAGTGGGCACGACGACCGGGCCGAACTCGCCCTCGCCGACGGCCGCGTGCTCTCTGCGGAGTTCGTCGTGGTCGCCACGGGCGTGACCGACTTGGCCCCGGCCGACGCCGAGTGGATAACCGCTTCCGACGAGTTCTCCGCTCCACCGCTGTGGCGCGCCACTCCGCAGGACCTCACCGTGCGAACGTACGTTCTCGGTGCTGATCGTCCGCTCGGAACTTGGCTGCGAGCGCACCCGGATGTGACGACGACCCTGCACGTGCTGTGCCCACCAGCCGACACATACAAGGCGACCGAAGTCGAGGACGACGGCCGCGTACGGCTCGTGCCCATCTCGCACACAACGATTACCAAGCCCTCGTACGGCGGCGGCTGGACGGTCGAGGTCGAAGGCCACGATGGGGCCAAGACCATCTACGCCGCCACGTCGGTGCTCAACAACCTCGGCAACAAGCCGGCGGCTGTGACTGGGCTCGTGTCTGCCGAGGATGGCTACTGCCCACCCGACAAGCAGCACCGGCGCATCCGGATCGCCGGCGACATCCGGTCCGCGCGCTACCAGCGCATTGCCACCGCACATGGATCGGGCGCCGAGGCCGTGCTTGCCTACTACTACGACACCGCGCTGCCCAATGGGGGTGGGATTCGGTGA
- a CDS encoding isochorismatase family cysteine hydrolase — protein sequence MELRSAALLVIDVQQGFVNRHSRGVLPAIARLVEGWQAAGAPVVLTRFHNTPGSPYEMITGWTRLRSSEEQSLAAELAPFADAATAVIDKDQASVFTSEGTQLIRDAGWTDLVLCGIDTDACVYDSARDAYHQGLRPWIVTDACASTGGPQYHDAALLMAARNISADHLVTSEVVLSQIHGNTGEYA from the coding sequence GTGGAACTTCGTTCGGCAGCGCTGCTGGTCATCGACGTCCAGCAGGGCTTCGTCAACCGGCACAGCCGTGGTGTTCTCCCCGCTATCGCGCGGCTCGTTGAGGGCTGGCAGGCAGCAGGTGCACCCGTAGTGTTGACCAGGTTCCACAACACACCCGGATCGCCGTACGAAATGATCACCGGATGGACCCGGCTGCGCTCCTCCGAGGAACAGTCCCTCGCCGCCGAGCTCGCACCGTTCGCTGATGCCGCGACCGCCGTCATTGACAAAGACCAGGCTTCCGTATTCACATCCGAGGGCACGCAGCTCATCCGGGACGCGGGCTGGACCGACCTGGTGCTATGCGGCATCGACACGGACGCCTGCGTGTACGACTCAGCCCGAGACGCCTATCACCAAGGGCTCCGGCCGTGGATCGTCACCGACGCCTGCGCCTCCACCGGAGGTCCCCAGTACCACGATGCAGCGCTGCTCATGGCAGCCCGAAACATCAGTGCGGACCACCTGGTCACCAGTGAGGTCGTCCTGTCTCAAATCCACGGAAACACGGGGGAGTACGCGTGA
- a CDS encoding GntR family transcriptional regulator has product MSVSYRDIAAELRQQIIEGRYQPGEKLPMLTELQEQYRAGYQTVRSAIALLEQEGLVVAIRRRGTIVRERPERRRVTRSRQVYRDEIGYYFDPTAQGWVAVQTPAVRWGTVPVDLAPVLGVDVGAEVLMRARVMGDPETKKAKQLATSYLPADIAQGTQLAERDTGPGGIYDRLEEMGHGPLEWTESVSARMPSPEEAQVLGLPADVGVPLLRVVRVTTSPSGRVVEVNDTVMSAEEFEIGYSISRSPSAQLTKDGNESA; this is encoded by the coding sequence ATGTCCGTCTCGTACCGCGATATCGCCGCCGAACTGCGGCAACAGATCATCGAGGGGCGGTACCAGCCGGGCGAAAAGCTGCCGATGTTGACGGAGCTTCAGGAGCAGTACCGAGCTGGCTACCAGACCGTGCGTAGCGCGATCGCGCTGCTGGAGCAAGAAGGTCTGGTCGTCGCGATCCGCCGACGAGGAACGATTGTGCGCGAGCGTCCTGAGAGACGAAGGGTCACCAGGTCGCGGCAGGTGTACCGCGACGAGATCGGCTACTACTTCGATCCGACGGCCCAGGGTTGGGTTGCCGTCCAGACTCCAGCCGTTCGATGGGGAACGGTCCCTGTCGACCTCGCTCCAGTCTTGGGCGTGGACGTGGGTGCCGAAGTGCTGATGCGCGCTCGCGTGATGGGCGATCCTGAGACGAAGAAGGCCAAGCAGTTGGCCACGAGCTACCTCCCGGCAGATATCGCCCAGGGAACCCAACTTGCCGAGCGCGACACCGGCCCTGGTGGCATCTACGACCGGCTGGAGGAGATGGGCCACGGCCCTCTGGAATGGACAGAGTCGGTGAGCGCCCGCATGCCCTCTCCAGAAGAGGCCCAGGTGCTGGGTTTGCCCGCCGACGTGGGGGTCCCGCTGCTTCGCGTTGTGCGAGTAACAACCTCTCCCAGCGGGCGGGTAGTCGAGGTCAACGACACCGTCATGTCCGCTGAGGAGTTCGAGATCGGCTACTCCATCAGCCGCAGCCCCAGCGCCCAGCTGACTAAGGACGGCAATGAGTCGGCCTGA
- a CDS encoding DUF2637 domain-containing protein, whose amino-acid sequence MTITEVPQKAAHETPVSHARTPASEAADFVSDARGTVSSAEERKPIKPKRDRLMTALSFVAAIGGTVVGGIGFAMSYSTLAKVALSWGFSERLAPWFPVGVDASIIAFLALDLYLIRKGTPWPLLRLAAHCMTGATIWFNASSQGQIAADLVKAASHGVMPVLFVVGVEAARRLIIQKARLEAGTATDRIPLHRFILSPLATPKFYRRMRLNGVTSYPEMVRREQELIAYKQWLTRKYNGDLSKATEDERLPMKMAAYGYTVSEALALPEQQEREAEKRAEEAERRRLEAATRREIEQKQAEGRRLEADGQLEAIRARVEGETGQARAHARAQVSAAERAAQREEQELETAVILEARARQAEAERQESEAREAKAAADVRAAELEAEAAEMRRATEEADRVAAEEAQAIETATTAEARQRAAEADKAAAEEELAAAETRRRVVEADRLAAEEEERAAVARANVEEAGQREAEAAMAAAEKRLAAAEVERRAIEIEDAAKLTPRERAVRKVARMVIAAGGNADQVLLADIQREMAVSSTDTASRYRQEAAELLASGYKAA is encoded by the coding sequence ATGACGATCACCGAAGTGCCGCAGAAGGCGGCACACGAGACCCCCGTTTCGCACGCGCGGACCCCCGCTTCGGAGGCAGCCGATTTCGTTTCGGATGCACGCGGGACCGTTTCGAGCGCGGAAGAGCGGAAGCCGATCAAGCCCAAGCGCGACCGCCTGATGACCGCCCTGTCCTTCGTTGCCGCGATCGGCGGCACGGTGGTCGGCGGCATTGGCTTCGCCATGTCCTACAGCACCTTGGCAAAGGTGGCCCTGAGCTGGGGGTTCAGCGAGCGGCTCGCGCCCTGGTTCCCGGTCGGTGTGGACGCGTCGATCATCGCGTTCCTCGCGCTGGACCTCTACCTGATCCGCAAGGGCACCCCGTGGCCGCTGCTGAGGCTGGCCGCGCACTGCATGACGGGCGCGACGATCTGGTTCAACGCCAGCTCACAGGGCCAGATCGCCGCCGATCTGGTCAAGGCCGCCTCGCACGGCGTCATGCCGGTCCTCTTTGTGGTCGGGGTGGAGGCCGCTCGCCGCCTGATCATCCAAAAGGCCAGGCTGGAGGCGGGAACTGCGACTGACCGGATCCCGCTGCACCGCTTCATCCTCTCCCCGCTCGCCACCCCGAAGTTCTACCGCCGGATGAGGCTGAACGGGGTCACCAGCTACCCGGAGATGGTCCGGCGTGAGCAGGAGCTCATCGCCTACAAGCAGTGGCTCACACGCAAGTACAACGGCGATCTGAGCAAGGCGACTGAGGACGAGCGGCTGCCGATGAAGATGGCTGCCTACGGCTATACCGTCTCCGAGGCGCTCGCGCTGCCTGAACAGCAGGAACGCGAGGCGGAGAAGCGGGCGGAGGAAGCCGAGCGCCGGCGCCTGGAGGCGGCCACCCGCCGGGAGATCGAGCAGAAGCAGGCTGAAGGCCGGCGCCTGGAGGCCGATGGCCAGCTCGAAGCCATCCGCGCCCGTGTGGAGGGCGAGACGGGCCAGGCCCGTGCACACGCTCGCGCCCAGGTCAGCGCCGCTGAGCGGGCCGCTCAGCGGGAGGAGCAGGAGTTGGAGACCGCCGTCATCCTCGAGGCCCGGGCCCGCCAGGCGGAGGCGGAGCGCCAGGAGTCCGAGGCGCGTGAGGCGAAGGCCGCCGCCGACGTGCGCGCGGCCGAACTGGAGGCGGAGGCCGCCGAGATGCGGAGGGCTACGGAGGAGGCCGACCGGGTCGCCGCGGAGGAGGCTCAGGCGATCGAGACGGCGACCACCGCCGAGGCCCGCCAGCGTGCAGCCGAAGCCGACAAGGCCGCAGCCGAAGAGGAGTTGGCCGCCGCCGAAACGCGGCGCCGCGTCGTCGAAGCCGACCGGCTGGCGGCGGAGGAAGAAGAGCGTGCGGCAGTTGCCCGGGCCAACGTGGAGGAAGCCGGGCAGCGCGAGGCCGAAGCCGCGATGGCCGCCGCCGAAAAGCGGCTCGCCGCTGCCGAAGTCGAGCGGCGGGCGATCGAAATCGAGGACGCCGCGAAGCTCACGCCGCGCGAGCGTGCGGTCCGCAAGGTCGCCAGGATGGTCATCGCCGCAGGTGGCAACGCAGACCAGGTGCTGCTCGCCGACATCCAGCGCGAGATGGCCGTGTCGTCCACCGACACCGCTTCGCGGTACCGCCAGGAGGCCGCCGAACTCCTCGCCAGCGGCTACAAGGCTGCGTAG